Within uncultured Methanoregula sp., the genomic segment GCTGGATAACCGGGCAAAAACAGCATAACGTAAAAAGTGCCCGGATCATCTTCGCGGCAGAAACTCTCCCGGTTGACCTGCCCGAACGCGGGATAATCGGCCTTGCCGCATTTGCCCACCGGGGCCGCAGTTCTCCTGAAGGAGAAGATTATTACCGGCTGCTTTCAGAAGAACAACAAAAGACGGTCCTTGTCCTTGCGGCAATCCTCCGGGTTGCAGATGGTTTCGATTATCTCCGCAAGGGATCGGTACAGGAAGTCCACTGCGTGATAACCGCGGACCAGGTAACGGTCGATGCGGTGTCTGTTGCAGATATCACCGTAGAAAAAGAACATGCCCGGATAAAATCCGATCTCTTCAGCCGTGTCTTTTTACGGGAACTGGTGATCCGGTGAATTCCCGGACTATTGGCCCGGAGGGCAGGATAGTCTCCTTTATCGACATGGGGACAAACTCCATCCGGCTGCTTGTCGTGCGCCTCAATCCCAATCACTCCTACACGATCCTGACCCGGCAGAAACAGCAGGTTCGCCTGGGGGAAGGCGAGTTCGAAGACGAGGAAATAACTCCTGAGGCAATGGAGCGGGCAGTTATTGTCTGCAAAAAATTTACCGAACTTGCCCGGAGCTTCAGTTCCGAGGAATTTGTTGCAGTAGCCACATCGGCCGCCCGGGAAGCATCCAACCAGGAGGAGCTTCTTCACATGATACGGCAGGAAGCCCTTCTCGATATACGGGTTGTCTCCGGCCGCGAAGAGGCTCGTCTCATTTACCTGGGAGTGGCGAGCGGCACCCATATCGATACCCGTACCGCGTTTTTCATTGACATCGGTGGCGGCAGTACCGAGATTGCGATCGGGAATGCCAAGGATTACCAGTACCTGGAAAGCTTCCGGCTCGGGGCGATCCGGCTTACCAATCTCTATTTTCCCCACGGTGAAACCGGGCCGGTGCCCCCTGACCAGTACCGGAAGATCCAGCAGTATATCAGGAATGCAGTTGTCCATTCCCTTTCAAAAATAAAGAAAACACCCCTGGATTGTGCCATCGGGAGTTCCGGAACGATCATCAACCTTGCCGAGATCGCGCATAAGGTCCTGCACCCGGATTCACCGGCCTTGGATCTGGTACTGAGCTACAAGGACCTGAAAAAGATCAGCGAACTGCTCTGTTCACTCCCGCTCGAACAACGCAGGAAAGTGCCCGGGATCAACCCGGAACGGGCAGATATCATCATCGCCGGATCTGCAGTCCTCGATGTGTTCATGAAGGAACTTTCGCTTGACAGTATAACGATTACCAGCCGGGGTCTCCAGGACGGCCTTCTGGTCGACTACCTCTCCCGCATGGATTCGTTTCCCCTGCTTGGCGAACTTTCTCCCCGGCAGCGCAGTGTCATCCAGCTTGGCCGGTCCTGCGGGATCAACGAGGCCCATGCCCGGACCGTGACGAGCCTTGTGCTCGAACTCTTCGATTCGGCCAAAGAGACGGGTCTCCATGATTTTGGGAATCCGGCCCGCGAACTGCTGGAATATGCCACGTTCCTTCACGATATCGGATCGTTCATTTCCTACACCAACCACCATGCCCATTCCTATTACATTATCCGGAACTCCGAACTGCTGGGTTTTGACCAGAAAGAGGTGGCATTCATGGCGAACCTTGCCCGGTTCCACCGCAAGAAGACGCCAAAGAAAAAGGATCCCGGGATAGCCGAGCTCGAGTCCCGGGACCGGGACATACTCAGGGTGCTGGCTACCTTTATCCGGCTTGGCGAGAGCCTTGACCGGAGCCATGCAGCCCTGATCCAGCATGTCCGGTTTGTACGGGTGGAGAAAGATATCGTGCATCTCGAAATCGTGGCACGGGGTGACTGCCAGCTCGAGATCTGGGGAATCGAGAACGAGCGCAAGGCCTTTGAGAAAGTGTTTGGCAAAAAGCTTGTTTTCTCAATGATCGATTCGCAGACCGGCTAAAAATTATTTTCCGGATATTTTCTTTAAGGCTGATGCAACAGCGAAGCCGATATCCGGATCCGGGGAAACAAGACATTTCGTGAGCGGGGATATGGCACGGCTGTCGCCAATTTCACCCAGTGCAAAGATGAGGAGAAGATCGCGGGATTGTTCCCGGCCTAGAAGGGCAGCCAGGGACTCTGTGGCGTCATGGCTCTGTAGTGCGGCAAGGACCATGATCACTCGTGTTACCAGGCTCTCATGCGGGTCATCCAGGGCTTCGACAAGGACCGGTACCGCTGCACCTGAGCAGCGGACCAGGGCATCGTAAGCAGCATTCCGCACCCGCCAGCGATCGTTTTCCAGTGCACTGACCAGGAGCCGGATACACTCCCGGTCCCCGGTCCGGCCGAGTTCATCGATAACGCTGAGCCTTGACGCCAGTTCGCCGGATTCAAGTGCTGATGCCCATCGCTGCCGCTGGGCCGGATCTGACAGAGAAACCGGCTCCTTATTCCTGCTTCCCTGTGAAAGTACGGCCTGCGGGCTTCCATCCTGATCTGTATTCTCTTCCAGGGAAGTATCCGTAAGGTCAAGTGCTTCTGCCCAGGTCTCGACCGCCCACCGGGCGGATTCATCGGAAAGCCCCAGCTCGTCCTGGAGGCGCTTCATCATGAACCCTTTCATGAGGGAGAGGGGAAGATTGTGGCGCGGGGCAAGGAGATCGATGGGGACATGCTGGCGCACGGCACTGACAATAACAAAGATTTCCCGGCTGCAGGTACCGCAGGTATCCCGGAGCAGGGCCTCGCACCGGAACGGGTCCTGGGCAAGGGAGGTGCCATAGCGCTGGACAAGATCTTTGAGAATGGTTCGCGGCAGGTCTTTCATGGGGTCTCTCCGTTCTTTGGTGCGGCAATGGTCATGGGAATTCCTTCAATGGTGATAATGATCCCGGGATTGAGCGGCACCGCTTTTCCGGGGGGGACATCGGTACTGTGGCCATCGGGAAAGCTTGCATGCCACGAAGACTGCGACTGGTTGCGGATACCCGCAGCACCTTTGAGCGATGGGTGGGGAACGATGACCCCGATTTTTGCCGAACCGTCATCCTGGGCCGGGGATACGGCAATATGGCGCCGGAGGATCGTGCTGCCGATCCCAAGAGCGACCTGGATCTCGCCGGCCGGGCGCCGGATAATGAGGGTTGGCGGGGGTGCTATCCGGGTATGACAGTGCCAGCATTCATTCCCTTTGTCCATGAAGGAGAAATTTTCTGCATTGCATCGCGGGCAGAGAACGATCCGGTCCTTGATGCTCACAAAAAGATTCTGCCATTCCCCCTCGGTCACCCGCCGGTCCGGAAAAACCAGGCCATCGGTGAAGGCCCGTATAAAGGCATTTTTGAGATCATCCGGGCAATAGTTCCAGCGCTCCCGTGCAGTAGCATAATCCGGGTCCGGGGGAAGATGGTTGGCAGTGTTTGCCGGATCGAAGACAAAGACCGGGGTCTCGCCATATACTTTCTTTTTTGCCGGGATATCCCAGCAATGGAACCGGTACTCCATCTCGCCATGGAATGGGTGGTGCCAGACCCAGAGATAGAAGAGGAGGACTGCAAGGGAATGGAGATCGGTCTGGGTGGAAGGATCGGCTTCCCCGCGTATGATCTCGGGGGCCATGTACTCCATCGTGCCCCAGACCTGGCAGCGGGACTGGCGGTTCACGCCAACATTGTCATTGTCGCAGATCAGGATGTCGCCATTTTTGGGATCGAACATCAGGTTACCGGCCGAGATGTCCCGGTAACAGTGCCCGGACAGGTGCAGCGCCCGGTAGCTGTTTGCCAGCTGGTACGAGATCTCGCAGAGCGCTGAGAAGTTCGGTACGGGCTTGAGATGTGCCCAGACTTCGCCAAGTTCGGCAAACCGCTGCGTGTCAATCCGGGACATCAGGTACCCGAACTGGCGGGATGAGGCCGACGTTACCAGATCGAGCGGCCAGATAAACCGTTTCCCGCCGGCCCCGAACGGTGTACCGGTCCGGACAAGATACAGGACGGCAGCTTTCTGGTCAACGGTTGCCTGTTCGGGCTTGTACCATTTCACGGCCTGGTATCCCTGGGGGCCTTCGACAAGGTACACTTCTCCCTGGGTTCCTTCACCGAGTTTCTTTATGACATGGAGCTCGATACCGGAGATCTCGGCAGTTACCCGCTGGCCGATGGAAAGCGGCATGATCAGTCCACCATTCCCGGAGATTTGCCTTGTGGTTGTGGAGATGAATTTTCTGTATCTTCCGTTTTCTCATTGATGCAGACAAAGACAAGGGTCATGTCATCGCCGCTTGCAAGCGCGGAATACCGGTCGAGCCAGCCTTTCATGGATCCCGCAACACTCTCCATGCCGAATTCACGGATTCGTGCAACCAGGCTCCGGATGAATTTTATAAATTCCTCGCCATCCGATCCGTCAAATGAGTCCGACACGCCGTCAGTAGCCACGATGAGTACCCCGCCCGGGCCACGGTCAAGGGTTGCCGTTCGCCAGAGAAGATGCGCATCCCGTGAAGAGAGGGAATGGGTCTCTTTCCCGATAAGGGTGGGATCGGCGGGTATCGGGCATTCGATAGATCCGTCCGGCCGGACCATCACGACATCCCCGTCGCCAATCTGGCTGATGAGGATCATGTCCGCTACCACCATTGCAGCAATAAGGGTGGAACCATAGCGGCCGTATTCAACGGCACCGGGAGCGGCTGCCGTTGTCCCGGCAATTCCTCTCCTGCCAAAATCCTCGTTTACCGATTCGCGCCAGCGCCGGGCGGTCCTCCGCGGAAAATCTGCCTTGAATTCGGCACGAATCGAGAGGCCTGAAACATCATGGAGATGCAGCCGCTGGAAAACAACCAGCTCATCAATGGCAGCCTGGACACCTAGGGCGGCTCCTGTCCTGCTCTGGTCATGGCGCGGATCCCCGTGCCCGTCGGCAACGGCTATTGCTATACAGGGTTTCTGGCCGGAAGATCCGGAAAAAAGGCCAAAGGCATCCTCGCAGGGGCGGCCCGAAGTTATATGCGATGCCCCGGTCCGGCTGCAGCCGAATGCCCAGCCAAGGCTCGCCTCACTGGTACACTGGAAATCCCGGATCGGCTGCATGTCAGGATCTTAGAATAACTCGGTATTCGATGTAATCAGCGGGGGCGGTGAATCGATAAGCACATTGGAAGTATCGTCGACCGCTCCGGTCCCGCGGCTCCGGCCCCGGGACGAGGCCACGGATGCGGAAACCGATGCCCACTTGATGTAGGAGACCAGTTCTTCCGGGGAATGTGCTTTCAGGAGCCCGATCTGGTCCTGGTTGACGAACTTGAGGAGCTCGGTCTCATTATAATCGGACTCGTCACCAATGGCTATTGCAAGCCTGACTGCCTTGACACCCCAGGGAATCTTTGCAAGATCCGCAATCGCAGAATCATATTCCTCCCGGGGATCGGTGCAGAACCCATCGGATACGAGAATACAGACCGGGGGAAGTCCGCGCCGGGGCATCCTCTCGATGGAGAGTTCCTTTTCAAGAAGGCGCAGTGCCTTTGCCGTTGCGGTGAGTCCGGAGGTTTCGAGTTCTGGCCAGACAAACTGCTCGAGCGGGACCGGGTCGGGACCGACATGCCAGGATGCATCATCGGAAAATTTGATGGCCCGCATCTGGATCTCGACCTGAGGATACGAAGCAACTGCTTTCTGGACCTCGGGAACCGCTTCCCGGATTGCCTGGTTTAACGTAGCAATCTTTTTTCCCCGCATGGAATCGGAACAGTCGGCTATCCAGAAAAAGTGGAGTTTTTTCCGCACGACCTGTCCATCAGGAATCGGGATGGTATCTTCTATGATATAACCCCCTGCATTACCATTCATTCTATCCGATAACCATATAAGGTCACCGGTTTTTGAGGATATTACTTAAAAAGGATAAAAATTAAAAAAGATTTTTTATTTCGGGAGTGCTGCAGTGATCATTTCCTTAACGCCGGGCGGGAGATTCATCCCGTCAAGCAGGGTCGGAACAACGCTTAAGAGTGCTTTTTGTCCCGCGGGGCTTGCAGCAAATGTTTTGAGAAGATTAATTCCATCCGGTGAGGCAAGAAACTGTTTTGCGGCTTCCTGTCCTTCGGGGGTTGCAAGGTAACTTGCAACTGCCCCGCCCATTCCTCCAAGACTTCCAAAATTCATTGAATTCTACTCCTTTTGATATCTCTAGTATTATGCGGTCTTTCCAGTTAAATGATAAGGTAAATCAGGCTGCCATTACGAGAATGGCGGGTCCGGTGTATTTGGGCAATACCGGGAAAAATGAACCGTAAAACGGGATTATGATATGCCGGTCAGTATCGTCACGTTGGCAAAAACTTCGTGGCCGGACATCACGATACGGTAATTTCCGGGTTCCCGCACCATGAACTCCTGTCTGGTCATATCGCTGTAATCGTTTCCAAATCCTTCCTGGTCAACCACGGTCCCGTTCGAAGCATCGAATATCTTCACTTCAAACCAGGCATTGGGACTGACTTCCGTGGTATTTTCCATATGCTCGATGGAAGTCCCGATACTCACCATCCGGTGACGATTTATTTTGACCGGATTGAGGTCGAACCGGACATAGAGGGGCGGGCTGGTAAGATTCTGGTAAAACTCTTCCTTTTGTCCGAAGGACAAATTTTGGCTGAGTGAGTAGACCAGTTTGTAATTGCTCCCGAACCGCTCGCTCTGGATAATATCCGATGTCGGTGCAGGTTCAGGAATGGTCGTAATAGCTGGTTCCGGTGTTGATACAACAGCATAACCGGTTGGCGTGACGGTTACCTGAGATACGGGTGCAGAAGCCGGTGACTTGCCCGGCTTTACCGGGAGCATACCTCCTGAGACTACAATGGCCAGAATAATTGCGAGGACAAGAATCCCGCCGATGATAAGGAGTGCCATGTTCTTTTTCGGCATTCCTGAAAAAAATATCCGGGCACGACTTCCGGCTGACGCTGGTGATTCAGGCGATGTACTTTGTTCAACCGGTGCGCCGCACTGGATACAGAATTTGTTTCCCGGAATAATCTCGGCACCGCAGGAAGTACAAAACCGCATATGAATAATTGTTGTAAGAGACAGTTTTTCATCTTTTTGTTTTTCTATGGGACCCGGCTGAAAATGACAGGTGAGTTGGGATAATCACGGTATATATCAAGGGGTAAACATGAAAGCCGTAATATGCCCTCCCTTCCAGAACAATAAAAAAAGACCACCGGAGGGCATTGCCCCCGGCAATATGGGTAATTGATTATCCTAGAATTTCTTGACGGCCTGGACGAGCTTTCCGACCGTTTCCTGTGCATCGCCATAGAGCATCCGGGTGTTGTCCCGGTAGAACAGGTCGTTCTCGATCCCGGCGAAACCTTTCCCCTGTCCGCGCTTGAGGACGATGACGTTCTTTGCCTGTTCCACATCAAGGATCGGCATGCCGAAGAGCGGACTGCCCTGGCGATGCGCTGCCGGGTTGACGACATCGTTCGCACCGATAACGAGAACAACATCCGTGCTCGGGAACTCCGGGTTTATTTCATCCCGGTCAAAGAGGTGGTCGTACCCGACACCGGCCTCTGCAAGAAGGACATTCATGTGTCCGGGCATTCTTCCTGCAACCGGGTGGATTGCGAATTTTACCTGGACGTTCTTGCTGATGAGCAGGTCCGTGAGTTCCTTGACTTTCTGCTGGGCCTGGGCAACCGCCATGCCGTAGCCGGGAGCAATGATAACCT encodes:
- a CDS encoding PP2C family serine/threonine-protein phosphatase encodes the protein MQPIRDFQCTSEASLGWAFGCSRTGASHITSGRPCEDAFGLFSGSSGQKPCIAIAVADGHGDPRHDQSRTGAALGVQAAIDELVVFQRLHLHDVSGLSIRAEFKADFPRRTARRWRESVNEDFGRRGIAGTTAAAPGAVEYGRYGSTLIAAMVVADMILISQIGDGDVVMVRPDGSIECPIPADPTLIGKETHSLSSRDAHLLWRTATLDRGPGGVLIVATDGVSDSFDGSDGEEFIKFIRSLVARIREFGMESVAGSMKGWLDRYSALASGDDMTLVFVCINEKTEDTENSSPQPQGKSPGMVD
- a CDS encoding Ppx/GppA phosphatase family protein, producing the protein MNSRTIGPEGRIVSFIDMGTNSIRLLVVRLNPNHSYTILTRQKQQVRLGEGEFEDEEITPEAMERAVIVCKKFTELARSFSSEEFVAVATSAAREASNQEELLHMIRQEALLDIRVVSGREEARLIYLGVASGTHIDTRTAFFIDIGGGSTEIAIGNAKDYQYLESFRLGAIRLTNLYFPHGETGPVPPDQYRKIQQYIRNAVVHSLSKIKKTPLDCAIGSSGTIINLAEIAHKVLHPDSPALDLVLSYKDLKKISELLCSLPLEQRRKVPGINPERADIIIAGSAVLDVFMKELSLDSITITSRGLQDGLLVDYLSRMDSFPLLGELSPRQRSVIQLGRSCGINEAHARTVTSLVLELFDSAKETGLHDFGNPARELLEYATFLHDIGSFISYTNHHAHSYYIIRNSELLGFDQKEVAFMANLARFHRKKTPKKKDPGIAELESRDRDILRVLATFIRLGESLDRSHAALIQHVRFVRVEKDIVHLEIVARGDCQLEIWGIENERKAFEKVFGKKLVFSMIDSQTG
- a CDS encoding protein kinase, with translation MPLSIGQRVTAEISGIELHVIKKLGEGTQGEVYLVEGPQGYQAVKWYKPEQATVDQKAAVLYLVRTGTPFGAGGKRFIWPLDLVTSASSRQFGYLMSRIDTQRFAELGEVWAHLKPVPNFSALCEISYQLANSYRALHLSGHCYRDISAGNLMFDPKNGDILICDNDNVGVNRQSRCQVWGTMEYMAPEIIRGEADPSTQTDLHSLAVLLFYLWVWHHPFHGEMEYRFHCWDIPAKKKVYGETPVFVFDPANTANHLPPDPDYATARERWNYCPDDLKNAFIRAFTDGLVFPDRRVTEGEWQNLFVSIKDRIVLCPRCNAENFSFMDKGNECWHCHTRIAPPPTLIIRRPAGEIQVALGIGSTILRRHIAVSPAQDDGSAKIGVIVPHPSLKGAAGIRNQSQSSWHASFPDGHSTDVPPGKAVPLNPGIIITIEGIPMTIAAPKNGETP
- a CDS encoding HEAT repeat domain-containing protein — its product is MKDLPRTILKDLVQRYGTSLAQDPFRCEALLRDTCGTCSREIFVIVSAVRQHVPIDLLAPRHNLPLSLMKGFMMKRLQDELGLSDESARWAVETWAEALDLTDTSLEENTDQDGSPQAVLSQGSRNKEPVSLSDPAQRQRWASALESGELASRLSVIDELGRTGDRECIRLLVSALENDRWRVRNAAYDALVRCSGAAVPVLVEALDDPHESLVTRVIMVLAALQSHDATESLAALLGREQSRDLLLIFALGEIGDSRAISPLTKCLVSPDPDIGFAVASALKKISGK
- a CDS encoding vWA domain-containing protein, translating into MNGNAGGYIIEDTIPIPDGQVVRKKLHFFWIADCSDSMRGKKIATLNQAIREAVPEVQKAVASYPQVEIQMRAIKFSDDASWHVGPDPVPLEQFVWPELETSGLTATAKALRLLEKELSIERMPRRGLPPVCILVSDGFCTDPREEYDSAIADLAKIPWGVKAVRLAIAIGDESDYNETELLKFVNQDQIGLLKAHSPEELVSYIKWASVSASVASSRGRSRGTGAVDDTSNVLIDSPPPLITSNTELF